From the Corythoichthys intestinalis isolate RoL2023-P3 chromosome 13, ASM3026506v1, whole genome shotgun sequence genome, one window contains:
- the asmtl gene encoding probable bifunctional dTTP/UTP pyrophosphatase/methyltransferase protein isoform X2, with protein sequence MVLKPVISKLSAKLVVLASASPRRKEILQNAGLRFEVVPSWFKETLDKTLFKAPHQYAVETAKQKALEVARRLPCNHLKTPDIVIGADTIVTINGMILEKPQDKKDAYRMLSSLSGKEHSVFTGVAIVLCHKKTNGEDFQIVDFYEETKVKFADLSEEMMLEYINSGEPMDKAGGYGIQGLGGMLVEYVHGDFFNVVGFPLNHFCKQMNQIYNQQGDAPQGRLV encoded by the exons ATGGTGCTGAAGCCCGTCATCTCCAAACTGTCTGCTAAACTGGTTGTGCTGGCAAGTGCATCTCCACGGCGAAAGGAGATCCTTCAAAATGCC GGCCTGCGCTTTGAGGTGGTCCCATCTTGGTTCAAAGAAACCCTTGACAAGACACTTTTTAAAGCCCCTCATCAGTACGCGGTGGAGACGGCCAAGCAGAAAGCACTGGAGGTAGCGAGGAGGTTACCCTGT AATCACTTAAAAACTCCAGACATAGTGATCGGAGCGGACACTATTGTG ACTATAAATGGCATGATTTTGGAGAAGCCACAAGACAAGAAAGATGCATACAGGATGCTCTCAAG TTTGAGTGGTAAAGAACACAGTGTCTTCACAGGCGTCGCCATTGTCCTCTGTCATAAGAAAACAA ATGGCGAGGATTTCCAGATTGTGGACTTCTACGAAGAAACTAAGGTGAAGTTTGCTGACCTCTCGGAAGAAATGATGTTGGAATACATTAACAGCGGTGAACCAAT GGATAAGGCGGGTGGCTATGGCATCCAGGGGCTCGGTGGGATGCTGGTGGAGTACGTGCACGGAGACTTTTTCAACGTGGTGGGTTTTCCCCTAAACCACTTCTGTAAACAGATGAACCAAATTTACAACCAACAAGGAGACGCTCCCCAAG GTCGGCTTGTGTGA
- the LOC130929294 gene encoding uncharacterized protein LOC130929294, producing MDAKTTPFFEEFCGAEVVLHRLEDSSQANHFEHQESIRIKKEEEDSPYIKMEEEEFVNIKEEEFVYTNKEQEEHSITVRNSLIEEQYQHSPFKDPVQEKEANITKLTCKWQEPKSPGIEEVVLYQIKQEEPESIQQQRIEEQLPIKKEEEEMPYINGGPSELSREPEPPSSSCPSTGSLADNLIAPLSEAAKKPKRRRVLSEETKKRKREATRIKGHSRINIGPVFTRWRELKDEEGFPSDAALALFMLDYYQNRQASTPHKQHLQPASSFTVESNHIREEPIEGVQILENGSETKQVDV from the exons ATGGACGCAAAAACAACACCGTTCTTTGAGGAATTTTGTGGCGCAGAAGTTGTGCTTCACAGACTAGAAG ACAGCAGCCAAGCAAATCATTTTGAGCACCAGGAGTCGATTCgcatcaaaaaggaggaggaagattcgcCATACATTAAGATGGAAGAAGAAGAGTTCGTAAACATTAAAGAGGAAGAGTTCGTATACACAAACAAGGAGCAGGAGGAGCATTCTATCACAGTTAGGAACTCTCTCATTGAGGAGCAGTACCAACATTCCCCTTTCAAAGACCCTGTTCAAGAGAAAGAGGCAAACATCACCAAGCTGACGT GTAAGTGGCAGGAACCTAAGTCTCCTGGCATTGAAGAAGTGGTGCTCTACCAAATCAAACAGGAGGAACCTGAGTCCATTCAACAGCAAAGGATAGAAGAgcaacttccaatcaaaaaggaaGAGGAGGAGATGCCATACATTAATGGAGGTCCGAGTGAGCTCAGCAGAGAGCCGGAGCCTCCGAGCAGCAGTTGCCCTTCAACGGGATCGCTAGCAGACAACCTCATCGCTCCGCTATCAG AAGCTGCAAAAAAACCCAAGAGACGAagggttttgtctgaggagaccAAAAAGAGAAAAAGGGAAGCTACCCGGATAAAAGGACATTCAAGGATCAACATTGGTCCagttttcactcgctggcgcgaGCTCAAGGACGAAGAGGGATTTCCATCCGACGCTGCCTTGGCTCTTTTCATGCTGGACTA CTATCAAAACAGGCAAGCTTCAACGCCCCACAAGCAACACCTTCAGCCAGCTTCCAGCTTTACAGTAGAGTCAAACCACATTAG GGAAGAACCAATAGAGGGTGTCCAAATCCTGGAAAACGGCAGTGAGACGAAACAAGTTGATGTATGA
- the asmtl gene encoding probable bifunctional dTTP/UTP pyrophosphatase/methyltransferase protein isoform X1 has product MVLKPVISKLSAKLVVLASASPRRKEILQNAGLRFEVVPSWFKETLDKTLFKAPHQYAVETAKQKALEVARRLPCNHLKTPDIVIGADTIVTINGMILEKPQDKKDAYRMLSSLSGKEHSVFTGVAIVLCHKKTNGEDFQIVDFYEETKVKFADLSEEMMLEYINSGEPMDKAGGYGIQGLGGMLVEYVHGDFFNVVGFPLNHFCKQMNQIYNQQGDAPQGQQATNHPPPTPSCTDTALPVKQVGLCEHSEKSQVATDSSGQSVEDLQKCLG; this is encoded by the exons ATGGTGCTGAAGCCCGTCATCTCCAAACTGTCTGCTAAACTGGTTGTGCTGGCAAGTGCATCTCCACGGCGAAAGGAGATCCTTCAAAATGCC GGCCTGCGCTTTGAGGTGGTCCCATCTTGGTTCAAAGAAACCCTTGACAAGACACTTTTTAAAGCCCCTCATCAGTACGCGGTGGAGACGGCCAAGCAGAAAGCACTGGAGGTAGCGAGGAGGTTACCCTGT AATCACTTAAAAACTCCAGACATAGTGATCGGAGCGGACACTATTGTG ACTATAAATGGCATGATTTTGGAGAAGCCACAAGACAAGAAAGATGCATACAGGATGCTCTCAAG TTTGAGTGGTAAAGAACACAGTGTCTTCACAGGCGTCGCCATTGTCCTCTGTCATAAGAAAACAA ATGGCGAGGATTTCCAGATTGTGGACTTCTACGAAGAAACTAAGGTGAAGTTTGCTGACCTCTCGGAAGAAATGATGTTGGAATACATTAACAGCGGTGAACCAAT GGATAAGGCGGGTGGCTATGGCATCCAGGGGCTCGGTGGGATGCTGGTGGAGTACGTGCACGGAGACTTTTTCAACGTGGTGGGTTTTCCCCTAAACCACTTCTGTAAACAGATGAACCAAATTTACAACCAACAAGGAGACGCTCCCCAAGGTCAGCAAGCCACAAATCATCCGCCACCTACCCCTTCGTGCACGGACACCGCACTTCCTGTCAAGCAG GTCGGCTTGTGTGAACACTCTGAGAAATCGCAAGTTGCGACCGACAGCTCCGGGCAATCCGTAGAGGACCTGCAgaaatgtctggggtag